A portion of the Pseudoalteromonas luteoviolacea genome contains these proteins:
- a CDS encoding DUF3334 family protein produces the protein MAKNKVVSTEDILSTLCHSVTEVLSSASGNQISYSAMVQKITRTCMRPDIGCFVLFDGGFTGLVVTNFTAQAAMEIYQDYMRNMGMPESEIAQSHLSDDVSNVMGELMNQIVGDFTGKVREQLHTSITQNQPKMMAINKQVQISVDTTMDRPQARRVTFTTQGQNIFYLELAMDKTEFIKLHDFDIAESVDPDDIIANQSSTSTKSKATKQAEPQEDAADDDFMAELGL, from the coding sequence ATGGCGAAAAATAAAGTTGTCAGTACAGAAGATATCCTATCAACATTGTGTCACTCAGTGACTGAGGTACTTTCTTCAGCGAGTGGTAATCAGATATCCTATTCTGCGATGGTGCAAAAGATTACGCGTACTTGCATGCGACCGGATATTGGTTGCTTTGTGTTATTCGATGGCGGGTTTACAGGGTTAGTTGTGACTAATTTTACTGCTCAGGCGGCGATGGAAATCTATCAAGATTACATGCGTAACATGGGCATGCCGGAAAGTGAAATTGCACAAAGCCACTTATCAGACGATGTATCAAATGTAATGGGCGAATTGATGAACCAAATTGTTGGTGATTTCACGGGTAAAGTGAGAGAGCAATTACATACCTCAATCACGCAAAACCAGCCGAAAATGATGGCAATTAACAAGCAGGTTCAAATCTCGGTTGATACAACCATGGATAGACCACAAGCAAGACGAGTCACTTTTACCACGCAAGGACAGAATATTTTCTACCTTGAGTTGGCAATGGACAAAACAGAGTTTATTAAGTTACATGATTTTGATATAGCAGAATCTGTTGACCCAGATGACATCATTGCGAATCAAAGCTCAACGTCAACAAAGTCAAAAGCGACAAAACAAGCAGAACCTCAAGAAGACGCTGCTGATGATGATTTTATGGCTGAACTAGGCCTTTAA
- a CDS encoding response regulator has product MQYSDLKIAIVDDNSDNTRFLEALLNKQGVSHVRSYRSGQAFERSAKQNTYDIVFLDNRVDTIKNLYDLVSELVYNETLPPTTRLVYMAKRQSAFDYACEYPFHSNQLLEVPYTPQDLATILKEHTLQVNEFKLAYQFIRAKKYKNALLKLKELRNQEYPNYLKKARNQLLVNLLLKLGHYSLAKKLLLPLADRNIQWAKWSLFHVNYELKDFEACKAFLSEPQTRQDYPIRVFYWQIYIAFQTNNRDLATAQVLAFPIEDMSPSMFRLSLMVLHVCKEHDAIDNLIRRKERTYNEDPALSTLLSALSIKIRFLETLDSKESIDSKVLKSIQNDLKSAITRHASNMQKYCADEFNLLLIMMMLLEGKEADASAKLLQLSQSMLDDPSAATIIAYLFYLVKDMEHSKEMLFNAHKALGKQHRNSHYVLAGLMHREVFAKIYKDESDQQEAYMLFASRLFDSGEYRDTIKMCSKALRSGINDQALNDLLLRSSREAGLKEQDYIHYLKLGKPRETIVG; this is encoded by the coding sequence GTGCAGTATTCAGACCTAAAAATTGCAATAGTCGATGATAATAGCGACAACACCAGATTTTTAGAAGCTTTGCTAAACAAGCAAGGTGTGTCTCATGTTCGTTCATACCGCTCAGGTCAAGCATTCGAGCGTTCTGCAAAACAAAACACATATGATATTGTTTTTTTGGACAACCGAGTTGACACCATAAAAAACCTCTATGACCTTGTTAGCGAACTGGTTTATAACGAAACTCTGCCACCGACGACCAGGCTTGTGTATATGGCAAAGAGGCAAAGTGCATTTGACTATGCTTGTGAATACCCATTCCACAGCAACCAATTATTGGAAGTCCCATACACGCCGCAAGATCTTGCGACGATATTAAAAGAACATACGCTACAAGTTAACGAGTTCAAACTTGCTTACCAATTTATCAGGGCTAAAAAGTACAAGAATGCATTATTAAAACTCAAAGAGTTACGTAATCAAGAGTACCCCAACTATTTAAAAAAAGCGCGTAATCAGCTGCTAGTCAATTTATTACTCAAGCTTGGACACTATTCATTAGCAAAAAAGCTACTTTTACCATTGGCAGACCGTAACATCCAGTGGGCAAAGTGGTCGTTATTTCATGTTAACTATGAGCTGAAAGACTTTGAAGCGTGTAAAGCATTTTTGTCTGAGCCACAAACCCGACAAGATTACCCTATTCGCGTTTTTTATTGGCAGATATACATCGCTTTCCAAACGAATAATCGAGATCTAGCGACAGCTCAAGTGTTGGCATTTCCAATAGAAGATATGTCTCCGAGTATGTTCCGCTTAAGCCTTATGGTGTTGCATGTTTGCAAAGAGCATGATGCCATTGATAACTTAATTAGACGCAAAGAACGCACTTATAATGAAGATCCGGCTTTATCTACTTTACTGTCTGCCCTATCCATTAAGATTCGCTTCTTAGAAACGTTAGATAGCAAAGAATCAATTGACTCAAAAGTACTTAAGTCAATCCAAAATGATTTAAAGTCTGCCATAACAAGACATGCATCAAATATGCAAAAATACTGTGCGGATGAATTCAATTTACTGCTGATCATGATGATGTTGTTAGAAGGTAAAGAGGCGGATGCTAGCGCTAAGCTTTTACAGCTCAGTCAGAGCATGTTGGACGATCCTAGTGCAGCGACTATCATTGCTTACTTATTCTACCTCGTAAAGGATATGGAGCACTCTAAAGAAATGCTGTTTAACGCGCATAAGGCACTTGGTAAGCAGCATAGAAATAGTCACTACGTGTTAGCGGGCTTGATGCATCGAGAAGTGTTCGCCAAAATTTATAAAGACGAATCTGACCAGCAAGAAGCTTATATGCTGTTTGCCTCCCGATTATTCGACTCTGGTGAGTATAGAGACACAATTAAAATGTGCAGTAAAGCACTTCGAAGCGGTATTAACGATCAAGCATTAAATGATTTGTTACTACGTTCAAGCCGAGAAGCTGGATTAAAAGAACAAGATTATATTCATTATTTGAAGTTAGGAAAACCACGAGAGACTATCGTCGGCTAG
- a CDS encoding metal-dependent hydrolase family protein: MFKKALLSSAIILASHCTFANTLILKADAALDVHTGKLITPATIVVKDKTIVSVSQHTPKEQINKNTEVITLHGHTLLPGLFDMHVHLTGDSKVHGYERLRRTVPRSAITGAINAKRTLEAGFTSVRNLGASGFADLAIRDAIYDGDIPGPRVFASGPAIGITGGHCDTNAFTHEHRVTSEGVADGPWAVRHKVRENVKYGVDVIKFCATGGVMSQGTKVGAQQYSFEEMRALVDEVHMRGLTVAAHAHGTNGIKSSIRAGVDSVEHVSFLDDEAIQLALKHGTYFSMDIYTTEYILGEGAKAGIPEESLEKERQVGSIQRDSFTKAVKAGVKMVFGSDGGIYPHGDNAKQFSRMVQFGMTELQALQAATINSATLLNLQGRLGSLEQGKFADIIAVPGNPLDNIKVMESVTLVVKNGKVEMDQRLSE; encoded by the coding sequence ATGTTTAAAAAAGCACTCCTCAGTTCAGCCATAATCTTAGCCTCTCACTGCACATTCGCCAATACTCTGATCCTAAAAGCGGATGCCGCTCTAGATGTTCATACAGGCAAGCTCATTACACCAGCAACCATTGTGGTCAAAGATAAAACCATTGTTTCGGTTTCCCAACACACACCCAAAGAGCAAATAAACAAAAATACCGAAGTCATTACTTTACACGGACATACATTACTCCCAGGGTTATTTGATATGCACGTACACCTTACCGGAGATTCAAAGGTACATGGCTATGAAAGACTCAGAAGAACAGTACCTCGCTCCGCTATTACAGGCGCCATCAATGCAAAACGGACACTGGAAGCAGGTTTTACCTCTGTCAGAAACTTAGGAGCTTCAGGGTTCGCAGACCTTGCCATAAGAGATGCCATTTATGATGGAGATATACCTGGTCCACGCGTATTTGCATCTGGTCCGGCCATAGGCATAACCGGTGGACATTGCGACACTAATGCATTTACGCATGAGCACAGGGTGACTTCTGAAGGCGTCGCTGATGGCCCATGGGCAGTACGCCATAAAGTACGTGAAAACGTAAAATATGGCGTTGATGTTATTAAATTCTGTGCAACAGGAGGAGTTATGTCCCAGGGCACAAAAGTTGGTGCTCAGCAATATTCATTTGAAGAAATGCGAGCGCTTGTAGATGAAGTACATATGCGAGGCCTGACTGTTGCCGCGCATGCACATGGAACAAACGGTATAAAGTCTTCTATTCGAGCGGGTGTTGATTCTGTGGAACATGTGAGTTTTCTAGATGATGAAGCAATACAGCTTGCACTAAAACATGGCACTTATTTCTCTATGGATATATACACAACTGAGTACATATTAGGAGAAGGAGCAAAGGCTGGTATACCCGAAGAAAGCCTTGAGAAAGAGCGCCAAGTAGGTTCAATACAACGTGATAGCTTTACCAAAGCAGTTAAAGCTGGAGTAAAAATGGTATTCGGGTCAGATGGTGGAATCTACCCACACGGTGACAATGCTAAACAATTTAGTAGAATGGTCCAGTTTGGTATGACTGAACTTCAGGCACTGCAAGCCGCAACCATTAATTCCGCAACACTACTCAACTTGCAAGGCCGTCTTGGTTCTCTAGAACAGGGGAAATTCGCAGATATTATTGCTGTTCCAGGTAACCCCCTAGATAACATCAAAGTCATGGAAAGCGTCACACTGGTTGTAAAAAATGGCAAAGTGGAAATGGACCAACGCTTATCTGAATAA
- the cmoB gene encoding tRNA 5-methoxyuridine(34)/uridine 5-oxyacetic acid(34) synthase CmoB, whose amino-acid sequence MNTWFNDFYAAIAKNQLSHWLDTLPAQLTHWQKEAQHGDWPKWEKVLKNLPESNTNHINIADRVEFGLSEELSEGHTKQLSHLLKRMMPWRKGPFHIHGIHIDTEWRSDWKWDRLLPHISDLHGRTVLDIGCGSGYHLWRMKGAGADFVVGIDPSDLFLSQFQAIKHFNPDPNVHLLPLGVEQLPELKAFDTVFSMGVLYHRRSPIDFLSQLRAQLRKGGELVLETLVIEGDVNTVLVPTDRYAKMRNVWYIPSCDALKLWLERVGFKNVRVVNKDTTSLDEQRKTEWMETESLADFLDPLDPSKTIEGYPAPLRAIFVAEA is encoded by the coding sequence ATGAATACTTGGTTTAACGACTTTTACGCAGCCATTGCGAAAAACCAGCTCAGTCATTGGTTAGATACTTTGCCTGCACAGCTTACACACTGGCAAAAAGAAGCACAGCATGGTGATTGGCCAAAGTGGGAAAAGGTACTTAAAAACTTACCTGAGTCAAATACAAACCACATAAATATCGCGGATCGCGTGGAGTTTGGTTTAAGTGAAGAGCTTTCAGAAGGTCATACAAAGCAATTAAGCCATCTACTAAAGCGCATGATGCCATGGCGAAAAGGGCCTTTTCATATTCACGGTATTCACATTGATACTGAATGGCGCAGTGATTGGAAATGGGACAGACTACTGCCACACATTAGTGATCTACACGGTAGAACCGTTTTAGATATAGGTTGTGGCTCTGGATACCACTTGTGGCGTATGAAAGGCGCAGGTGCTGATTTCGTAGTCGGTATAGACCCATCAGATTTGTTTTTAAGTCAATTCCAAGCGATTAAACACTTTAACCCAGATCCAAATGTACATTTATTGCCATTAGGTGTAGAACAATTACCGGAGCTTAAAGCATTCGATACGGTATTTTCTATGGGTGTGCTTTATCACAGGCGCTCACCTATCGACTTTTTAAGCCAACTACGTGCACAATTACGCAAAGGCGGCGAGCTGGTTCTTGAAACTTTAGTCATTGAGGGCGATGTGAACACGGTGCTGGTACCAACCGACCGATATGCCAAAATGCGTAACGTCTGGTACATCCCAAGTTGCGATGCTCTCAAATTGTGGCTCGAGCGTGTTGGCTTTAAAAACGTTCGTGTCGTCAACAAAGACACCACTTCATTAGATGAACAGCGCAAGACTGAATGGATGGAAACGGAATCACTTGCAGATTTCTTGGACCCATTAGACCCAAGTAAAACCATTGAAGGCTACCCCGCTCCTCTGCGCGCTATATTCGTTGCTGAGGCATAA
- the cmoA gene encoding carboxy-S-adenosyl-L-methionine synthase CmoA gives MTGKDSIYAAEQEVKDFTFDANVVEVFPDMIQRSVPGYATMVSTMGKLAGQFAQSNSNLYDLGCSLGAVTLSMRRNIDKENCHIIAIDNSAPMVERCKLHLKGFKSDVPVNVELGDINDINIENASVVAMNFTLQFIPQDQRQAVLEKIYAGLKPGGVLLLSEKIKGENDIKDNLLIDLHHDFKRQNGYSELEISQKRTAIENIMRTDALSTHIERLEEVGFSNTQVWYQCFNFCSMVAIK, from the coding sequence GTGACAGGCAAAGACAGTATTTATGCCGCAGAGCAAGAGGTAAAAGACTTCACATTTGATGCCAATGTCGTTGAAGTGTTCCCAGACATGATCCAACGGTCAGTTCCTGGATACGCAACAATGGTCAGTACGATGGGAAAACTGGCAGGTCAGTTTGCGCAAAGTAATTCAAACTTATATGACTTAGGATGTTCTTTAGGTGCTGTGACGCTCAGCATGCGTCGCAATATCGATAAAGAAAACTGCCATATCATCGCCATTGATAACTCAGCACCTATGGTTGAGCGCTGCAAGTTACACCTGAAAGGCTTTAAATCAGACGTTCCTGTCAATGTGGAATTGGGCGACATTAACGACATCAACATTGAAAATGCAAGTGTCGTTGCGATGAACTTTACACTTCAGTTTATCCCTCAAGACCAAAGACAGGCTGTGCTTGAGAAAATCTACGCAGGCTTAAAGCCTGGTGGTGTTCTGCTTCTATCTGAAAAGATAAAAGGCGAAAACGACATTAAAGATAACTTGCTTATCGACCTTCACCACGACTTCAAGCGTCAAAATGGATACTCAGAGTTAGAAATTAGCCAAAAAAGAACAGCTATCGAAAACATCATGCGTACAGATGCTTTGAGCACACATATTGAAAGACTTGAAGAAGTTGGCTTTTCTAACACCCAAGTTTGGTATCAGTGCTTTAACTTTTGCTCAATGGTCGCAATAAAATAA
- a CDS encoding AbgT family transporter, which yields MSQSPETAAPSGAVARFLNGIERVGNKLPDPAIIFLSAMLLIWFLSWIFSSTTFDAIDPRTGEAIVVHNLLSGDSLASFLANMVKTFTGFAPLGVVLVAMLGVGVAEHSGYINTGLKLMLKRTPQALLTPSIILIAIVSHTATDAGYVLVIPLAGVIFYAMGRHPLAGIAAAFAGVSGGFSANFIPSGIDPLLQSFTQSAAHIIDPEIAINPLNNWFFTSASSLFIILLGWYITDKIIEPRLKNTEIDGDTNSLPSFDEVNAKEKRAFLAASGVMLAGIALLVYAASGEDSALRSPNGSLTEFTAPLMQSIVPLIFLLFWVPGAVYGFLVGTFKSSKDMIDAMSKSMGSMAYYIVMAFFCALFISAFSQSNLGALLAIEGAEVLKALALPSSVTVVGIIFLTAFVNLFVGSSSAKWALLGPIFVPMLMQLGLSPDLTQAAYRVGDSSSNIITPLMPYFPLVVVYCQKYVKNTGIGTLIALMIPYSIAFLVGWSIFLLAYWGLGIPLGLQSSYIYPAG from the coding sequence ATGAGTCAATCACCTGAAACGGCAGCGCCGAGTGGGGCAGTTGCACGTTTTCTTAATGGGATCGAGCGTGTGGGGAACAAACTCCCTGATCCTGCTATTATTTTCTTATCAGCGATGTTGCTGATATGGTTCCTTTCTTGGATTTTTTCAAGCACGACGTTTGATGCGATAGACCCACGTACTGGTGAAGCTATCGTTGTTCATAACTTACTAAGCGGTGATTCACTTGCCAGTTTCTTGGCCAACATGGTTAAGACGTTCACAGGGTTTGCACCATTAGGTGTTGTTTTAGTTGCGATGTTAGGTGTTGGTGTTGCGGAGCACTCTGGTTACATTAACACAGGCTTGAAGCTCATGTTAAAGCGCACACCGCAAGCATTATTGACTCCATCAATCATTTTAATTGCGATTGTAAGCCACACAGCAACTGATGCCGGTTATGTATTGGTTATTCCATTGGCTGGCGTAATTTTCTATGCCATGGGCCGTCACCCACTTGCAGGTATTGCAGCAGCGTTTGCAGGTGTAAGTGGTGGATTTAGTGCGAACTTCATTCCATCGGGTATTGATCCTTTACTGCAAAGCTTTACGCAAAGCGCAGCACACATTATCGACCCTGAGATTGCAATTAACCCGCTGAACAACTGGTTCTTTACCTCAGCTTCGAGTTTGTTCATTATCTTATTGGGTTGGTATATCACTGACAAAATCATTGAGCCTCGCCTTAAAAATACAGAGATTGATGGTGACACAAACAGCTTACCTTCTTTTGATGAAGTGAACGCAAAAGAAAAGCGCGCATTTTTAGCAGCCTCTGGTGTAATGTTGGCAGGTATTGCGTTATTAGTTTATGCCGCAAGTGGTGAAGATTCTGCATTACGTAGTCCAAATGGCTCGCTAACCGAATTCACAGCGCCGCTTATGCAATCTATTGTACCTTTAATCTTTTTATTGTTTTGGGTGCCAGGTGCGGTCTATGGTTTCTTGGTTGGTACCTTTAAGTCATCAAAAGATATGATTGATGCCATGAGTAAGTCAATGGGAAGCATGGCTTACTATATTGTCATGGCGTTTTTCTGTGCGCTATTTATCAGTGCATTCAGTCAGTCTAATTTAGGTGCATTACTGGCGATTGAAGGTGCAGAAGTACTTAAGGCGCTCGCATTACCAAGTTCAGTGACTGTAGTAGGCATTATTTTCCTTACTGCTTTTGTTAACTTATTTGTCGGTTCAAGTTCAGCTAAATGGGCACTGCTGGGCCCAATTTTTGTACCTATGCTTATGCAATTAGGTTTATCTCCTGATTTGACTCAAGCGGCGTACCGTGTAGGTGACTCAAGTTCAAATATCATCACGCCGTTAATGCCATACTTCCCACTGGTTGTGGTTTATTGCCAAAAGTATGTTAAGAATACAGGTATTGGAACGCTAATTGCCTTGATGATCCCGTACTCTATCGCTTTTCTAGTTGGTTGGAGTATCTTCTTGTTGGCTTATTGGGGTTTAGGAATTCCTTTAGGCTTGCAGTCGAGTTACATTTATCCAGCAGGGTAA
- a CDS encoding HDOD domain-containing protein, with protein sequence MIEIDNVVLNDVEKGFSLPPKPELLTQLHELLQSSEPELGQIADLIATDVATSAAVLKVINSSSYGFSRTITDIRQAVMFLGLNSVTHLVTGFLLKQAFDQSRCCISLERFWDTANEISEVAMIIGRKIPVQIPLESLHMLGLFHDAGIPAMALKFDDYANVLSCANSNYDMLLIDQEEAIYNTNHATIGYFLANSWNLPKPICKLILRHHDMEFFKETHDVEHACTMATLKMAEHLVQVNKRFVSVPDWAYIKTDVLHLLELDEDAYQDIKDDVEEIFN encoded by the coding sequence ATGATAGAGATAGATAATGTCGTTCTTAATGATGTAGAAAAAGGTTTTTCTCTCCCACCAAAGCCAGAACTGCTCACACAGTTACATGAGCTACTCCAATCGAGCGAACCAGAGCTTGGGCAAATTGCAGATTTAATTGCCACAGATGTTGCAACATCTGCTGCGGTTTTGAAAGTTATCAATTCTTCATCGTATGGCTTTTCAAGAACAATCACGGATATTCGCCAAGCCGTCATGTTTCTGGGGCTAAATAGCGTAACACACCTAGTTACCGGCTTTCTGTTAAAACAGGCGTTTGACCAATCACGGTGTTGCATCAGCTTGGAGCGGTTTTGGGATACTGCAAACGAAATTTCAGAAGTAGCAATGATCATTGGACGCAAAATCCCAGTACAGATCCCCTTAGAAAGCCTTCATATGCTGGGATTATTTCACGATGCGGGGATCCCAGCCATGGCATTAAAGTTTGACGACTATGCAAACGTACTTTCTTGCGCAAATAGCAACTACGATATGCTACTAATTGACCAAGAAGAAGCTATTTATAATACCAACCATGCAACAATTGGCTATTTTTTAGCGAACAGTTGGAACCTCCCTAAGCCAATTTGCAAACTTATTCTCAGACATCATGATATGGAGTTTTTCAAAGAAACTCATGATGTTGAACATGCCTGCACTATGGCTACACTCAAAATGGCCGAACACCTGGTTCAGGTAAACAAACGATTTGTGTCTGTACCAGATTGGGCATATATAAAAACTGATGTTCTTCATTTATTAGAATTAGACGAGGACGCTTACCAAGATATCAAAGATGATGTCGAGGAAATTTTTAACTAA
- a CDS encoding IS4 family transposase: protein MELSEALARTSISRLTEFKSLADVLEPEIIQACLESNSVATLRKRKLPMDAMIWAVIGMSLFRTESVRQLINKLDIVLPQDVDYVARSAVTQARKKLGSNVVQDVFYRTAQTWHERAEHPHWNGLNIYGVDGVVWRTPDSAANSATFARTANKASYAGYPQVRMVCLMELSSHLILGSAFDSVSENEMNLASRLINHIPNNSLTLFDKGFYSLGLLHEWEQKGSNTHWLLPLKKGTQYEVIDSLGKQDKLVRLTTTPQAKKKRPDLPDSITVRLLTRRVKGKEVSVLTSMTDAMAYPASEIVDLYAHRWEIEMGYREMKQHLLESRFTLRSNLPELIHQELWGLLLAYNLIRYKMVLMAKSLKSVYPNQLSFRDASSHIIYKLTQMPIYAPGNVPKIILDIERNASQFKLEGKRERSYPRVLKVSKNRYPVAKSTNAAHLK, encoded by the coding sequence ATGGAATTGTCAGAAGCACTTGCACGCACATCTATCTCTCGCCTCACTGAATTTAAAAGCTTGGCTGATGTTTTAGAGCCAGAGATTATACAAGCCTGTTTAGAGTCCAATAGTGTAGCAACATTGCGTAAACGCAAGCTCCCAATGGATGCCATGATTTGGGCAGTCATTGGTATGTCCTTGTTCCGAACTGAATCCGTTCGTCAACTAATTAATAAGTTAGACATCGTCTTGCCTCAAGACGTGGACTATGTCGCCCGAAGTGCCGTCACTCAAGCTAGAAAAAAGCTAGGTAGCAATGTAGTACAAGATGTTTTTTACCGTACAGCCCAAACTTGGCATGAACGTGCGGAGCATCCACATTGGAATGGACTTAATATTTACGGTGTTGATGGTGTAGTTTGGCGAACGCCTGATAGCGCAGCAAATAGTGCGACCTTTGCTCGAACGGCCAATAAAGCCAGCTATGCTGGTTATCCGCAAGTCAGAATGGTCTGTTTAATGGAGTTAAGCAGTCATCTCATATTGGGGAGTGCCTTTGATAGTGTAAGTGAAAACGAGATGAACCTAGCGAGCAGGCTCATTAACCATATTCCAAATAACAGCTTGACGCTATTCGATAAGGGGTTTTATTCACTTGGCTTGCTACATGAATGGGAGCAAAAAGGGAGTAACACGCATTGGCTGCTCCCCCTCAAGAAAGGGACCCAGTATGAAGTGATTGATAGCTTAGGGAAGCAAGATAAGCTGGTTCGTTTGACAACGACGCCGCAGGCTAAGAAGAAGCGCCCTGACTTACCCGACTCTATAACCGTGAGATTATTGACAAGGCGAGTGAAAGGAAAAGAAGTGAGTGTACTCACATCAATGACGGATGCAATGGCATATCCAGCTTCGGAGATTGTAGATTTATATGCACACCGCTGGGAAATTGAAATGGGCTATCGAGAAATGAAGCAACATCTATTGGAAAGTCGATTCACCTTGCGCAGCAATTTACCGGAGCTAATTCACCAAGAGCTATGGGGCTTGTTACTGGCTTACAACCTTATCCGTTACAAAATGGTATTAATGGCTAAATCACTAAAAAGTGTTTATCCAAATCAACTTAGCTTTAGAGATGCCTCATCACATATCATCTACAAACTTACTCAAATGCCTATATATGCTCCAGGAAATGTGCCTAAAATCATCCTGGATATAGAAAGAAATGCGAGTCAGTTTAAGCTTGAAGGAAAACGGGAACGAAGTTACCCGAGGGTATTGAAGGTGTCTAAAAACCGATACCCAGTTGCTAAAAGTACAAACGCCGCTCACCTTAAGTGA